The following DNA comes from Castanea sativa cultivar Marrone di Chiusa Pesio chromosome 10, ASM4071231v1.
GGTTGATAGCACGAATTAGCTGCTATGGAAGGACCGGTTAACTCTGATCTTGAAAACCTTCTCAATATTTGAGTATATCGATGGCTCTCACTCTCTTCCATCCTCGATAGCAAAGGTAAATTCAATGGAGTCAAGAATCCAAAGCAtcaaatttgtttaaatagaGATCAAGCACTGCTAACTTTGATCAAATCTACTCTTACAGCTCCAGCTTTGTCCATCGTTGTTGGACTTAAATCCACTCATGATATTTGGAACACACTCGATAAAAGGTGCACCTCAATTCTCACTCTAATGTGCTTAATCTAAGAGTTGGATTGCAATTGTTAGGCCCACATATTTAAGTTGGCAAACCATGAACAATTTTAACAGTTAGAATCTAGATTGTCAACTATATTGGTTTCAAGGTTTTTATTTTGGCATATTTTCTTTATAATCCATCAatttaaagaagagaaaagttttttttttttttttcgttagGGTTCATACCACAAGAGAGCCTTCAGGATTCTATAAGCCTACTCTCCTTAGAATCCTTATGAAATCTTTTGTAACTTGTAGAAAAACTAGTAGACTAATTGAGTCTACTACATTAGTAGGAGTTACTCTCTTTTTGCGCaaagtttcaaaataatttcTCTTTTATGAAATCTTTTGTAACTTTAGAAAAACTAGTAGACTAATGGAGGCTACTAGTGAATATTAGTTGTTTCACTTTGATAGAAGGCTATTCATGATTTGTTTAATTAATCATTTGGCCTTAGAATTAATTAACTGATATACTTGGGGGTCTAAAACACCAAGAGTTACTCTCTTTTTGCGCaaagtttcaaattaattaaattgctactctattttcttttaagacATATGCAACACATTATTCCATCAAATGACTAATATCATTTGGATtttaaaatacaatacaatttgaaatttcttCTAGTAGGTGGACAACCAGGTTACAATGTCTTTTCTAGGGTTTAGACTCAAACCATTACATGTTTGCGCTATCACTTTGGCACCCTCAAGAATATGTTCTAATCTTGACAACAAAAATGTGTCATCATATAACTCCGGTGTGGGGTCTAATAGTCAAGCACTTTGTCCATCTTATCTCTAACGCATAGGTTTGAGTAGTTTGAGACATTTTAGCATAGGGTGGTGGGCCATGCACAAATGAGGCTCATCTCGTTAGATGAATAGTGATTTGCTCctataattttactttttttttcattatataaaaagaagaaaaaaagaaaagaaaagaagaagtgtTATTACGTAGTACCTTTGTTAATGTTTAATTATTACTCTActtaaaatttgattataaaaaatattaagaaattcATATGATTTGCTCCTGCTAAAGTTAATGGCCAAAAGTTTTAATTATccaccattatttttattttaataattaaatttaggtCTTACTTATTGaatgtgttattttgtttaaagttaGTGTCATATATATGGTATAACTCGCTTCTATCATGTGATCGGTAATTAagtatttatcaaaattttaacaaatttaaataccACTCAGCCTTAAAATTTAAAGGctaaaagcttttttttaaaaatcaaaagatttttattattttgtagattattttactaatcctaatatttgttttagttttgattttaaaaaaattcctaatatattttcatcattaaattttttgtcttttatttttacttcatattttaaaacattcgattagtttattttatattttatatggtTTTAAAGAATCACATGTAACTTACATGTTAACGGAAACGTCGTCGTTGTGACTTTTGTGAAGGAAACGTCGTCGTTTTGATCTACCATTGACTGAGGAGCCGAGCGAGCACCTCACTTCGACTTTTTAAATAGTCTCCCACTCCCTGTTCCAAAAAATCAAACCGCCCCGCCACAAACAACCGCCAAAccctcctcttcctcctcatACTCCCcccaacaacaaccaaaacgCCGTCGTATCCACCACCACTAGAATGGTCCAATTCCACGAGCAAATAATCGGAGAACTTCTAGAAGACCCGAACGGCGGTCTAGTAGTCCTCTCCTCTGGCCTCTCTCTCCCAAAACTCATCTCCTCTCTCCTCCACCTCCACTCTTCCACCACCGGaaccctcctcctcctctctcCTCCTTCTCTCAAATCCCTcatcctccaccaccaccactctAACCACCCTCAACTACCTTCCGAAATCTCCGCCGAATTTCCCGCTAACCACCGCCTCTCTCTCTACTCCTCCAACTCCGTCTTCTTCATCACCCCTCGCATCCTCATCGTCGATCTCTTGTCCAAGAAgctctctccttctctcatCTCCGGCCTCGTCATCCTCAACGCTCACTCCCTCTCCGAAACCTCCACCGAAGCCTTCATCGTCCGCATCCTCCGGTCCTCCAACAGAGACCTCTACGTCCGAGCTTTCTCCGACAAGCCTCACGCGATGGTCTCCGGCTTCGCCAAAGCCGAGCGCACCATGAAATGCCTCTACCTCAAGCGCCTCCACCTCTGGCCGAGATTCCAGGTCCACGTCGCGGAGGAGCTCGAGCGGGACCCGCCGGTTGTGGTCGACGTAAGGGTTCCGATGACGAAGTATATGGTTGGGATTCAGAAGGCTATTATTGAGGTTATGGATGCGTGCTTGAAGGAAATGAGGAAGACTAATAAGGTTGATGTGGAGGATCTGACTGTGGAGAATGGCTTGTTCAAGTCGTTCGATGAGATTGTGAGGAGGCAGTTGGATCCGATTTGGCATACCTTGGGGAAGAAGACGAAGCAGCTTGTTTCCGACTTGAAGACCTTGAGGAAACTCTTGGATTATCTCGTTAGGTACTTGTACTTGCTTTGCTAAATTCATTCATTTCGAAGAAACTTACATTTTGATTTAATACTCTTAATAAGCTAATTCGCTTCACTAGATTATGATTTCAAATATGACATATTTCATTCATATGTGTATTGTGAATTCGTGAATATAAAAGTGACGTTAGTAGTAATCCAAGTGAAAAAAgctgtgaaatttgttgtgctTGTAGCATTGCTGATTATGATTTTGCTGGTAGCTTTAGTTTACAGTGtgttaagatttttattttttattttatttaatcagTATGATATGCGTGCACCTAATGATTTAGAGTTTATTGAACAATGTGTGAATTTGAAGGAATTGTTGGATTGTCTTTGTGGATGAATTGATTTTTCTTTCCATGTTTCTGGTCAAATAGATTGTGATTTGAGTCTTTGGAGTTTGTTGTTGCATAAAGAGTTTCCGTTTGTTCTAATGTAAGAACTTGAGTAGAGATATGATGGTTTTTGTGATTACTTTTGTGAAAATACTTGGGTAGGTATGATGCAGTGACTTTTTTGAAGTATTTGGATACGCTGAGGGTGTCGGAGAGTTTTCGGTCTGTTTGGATATTTGCAGAGTCAAGctataagatatttgagtatgcAAAGAAACGTGTATATCGTTTCGGGAGGTCAGATGGTGCGAAACCAAGTGGGCAGGGTAAGAGTGTGACAGGcaaaaagagaaaatcaaaGGGGGATGACAAGAATGAGAAAGAAGGTGAgtggttgttattatttttactattcTGCTTTGCTCTGGCTTCCATGTGTATTGTTCTACTTCATTTTAgcttaaatttgaattttgtcatcaaagacataaaataaaaaaataaaaaaattaagagggCAAGTAAAAAGGAAGAATAGTGGTCCACTGGTGAGCTCTTgtgaaccatttttttttcttttcctttttaactCTTATTCTTTAAATGAATATGTGGCAGTTGGCGGTACTTCATCAGCAAGTACAAGTAGTGGGTTAGTTTTGGAGGAAGTCTTGGAGGAGGCACCAAAGTGGAAGGTGTTACGTGTGAGTGAGTGAGTTCCATTTTCTTTGCAATCTGttggctatttttttttctaattgttgcagaacattttttattttgcaaccTTATATTCGTAAGCGATTGATGTGTCCTACAAAGGAAAGATAAGCTATGATTCTGTCCTGATGatcatatttattttgtgtttttagtttctccTATTGTTTCAGTTTGATGGTTTTAGTTCCAAAAACTTTGAAGGTGTTGATCTTAGAAGTCCACTCTAAATTTAAGAGTTACAATTTTATTACAGGAGGTTCTTGAAGAGATAGAAGGGGAAAGACAAAAGCAGAGAGAAGAGTTTCAGGTTGAAGGTGAAGAAAATGATAGTGGTATTGTTCTAGTGGCATGCAAAGATGAACGCTCATGCATGCAGCTTGAAGAATGCATCTTGAACAGTACACAGAAGGTTTTTCCCACATTCTCTTCTTATGTGTTAGATTTCCTCATATGCTTTAGCAGTATCATATTCTTTTTGTATCACACTTGTTTGTAagattatgtatttttatttatttatttcaaatatcATACTTTAGTCTAGTCAATTGGCTAGCTACCCTCAGACCTAAGCTAAGCCAAGCTATTGACATCTTGAGGATGTTTTGAAGGTTTTATCAAAGCACAGATATACGCTTCTTGTTTCCTTCAACATAAtgaccacacacacacatcctTTACTAATACTTATCCTCATTGCACTTTCAGCCCACCACAAATATTTGTGATTGTCGTCTTTTAACTGATAAATACtatatatgataaaaatatgaaatgaaaCTCATTTATTCTTCTATGCAATGAAATTCATTTGTGCCTGGCCAAAGGTTCTCACAGATTTTTACATACTTGCACTGAGAACCTGGTtgcattttgataaaaaaaatcttttgactATTTCGAAAACTATGTGAATGATACACAACCTTAATTGACTTATAATTGGTTATTAATTAAAACCTATGACTTTAAATTTATGTCGAATAGCATGTGTTCATTTTGATAGACTTGCAGTTTGTATGttcaaaatttctttcaaaAGCAATTCCATATTTGATCAAACAGGTTTTTAAGCAACGGTATGTAAGTAGAACTTTTGGTAATATtgcttaataaaattttgggttcTCTTAAAAAAGATTTGTACAGAGAGTAGGCTGGTATGGACTTTTTGGTGTACTCTTttatcctttttccttttttttttttggaaattgatAATGAATGGATGcattaaaaataatgatttaatGTCACATTTCATGCTGAAGGTCATGCGTGAAGAATGGGAGAAGTACTTACTAAACAAAGTAGACTTGCGTGACCTACAAACACGTTATAAAAAGAAACCAAAGGATCCCAAAGGTTTTGGGGTTCTTGATGGCGTTGTCCCCATAACACCGGCGCCGAATGCACAGGCTAGCAGCAGCATAAACAAGCAGGAACATGATGCACTTTTGGCTGCCGCATCAGAGTTAAGAAATCAAGCTAAAAAGGATTGTGCTATTGGAGATGATCTGCAGCCTCATGATAGCAGCAAAAAAGGTGGAAAAGGAAAGGGAAGGAGTAAGAAAGGCCCAGCTAATGTTCAGAGTCCTGGAAATAAGAAGGCAGCAAGAAATGATAAAGTTGAAACATCAGATTCAGAAAATGAAGGCAAAAAAGATGAAATCAATTCAGCCACTGTAGACAAACCAATTCTTCGGAAGCATACTCAAGAGTCTAATGGATCCAGAAATGCTAAGCCACTGCCACCGGTGCACTTTTATGCCCTAGAAAGTGATCAGCCTATACTGGACACTTTGAAGCCCTCT
Coding sequences within:
- the LOC142613759 gene encoding DNA repair endonuclease UVH1, which gives rise to MVQFHEQIIGELLEDPNGGLVVLSSGLSLPKLISSLLHLHSSTTGTLLLLSPPSLKSLILHHHHSNHPQLPSEISAEFPANHRLSLYSSNSVFFITPRILIVDLLSKKLSPSLISGLVILNAHSLSETSTEAFIVRILRSSNRDLYVRAFSDKPHAMVSGFAKAERTMKCLYLKRLHLWPRFQVHVAEELERDPPVVVDVRVPMTKYMVGIQKAIIEVMDACLKEMRKTNKVDVEDLTVENGLFKSFDEIVRRQLDPIWHTLGKKTKQLVSDLKTLRKLLDYLVRYDAVTFLKYLDTLRVSESFRSVWIFAESSYKIFEYAKKRVYRFGRSDGAKPSGQGKSVTGKKRKSKGDDKNEKEVGGTSSASTSSGLVLEEVLEEAPKWKVLREVLEEIEGERQKQREEFQVEGEENDSGIVLVACKDERSCMQLEECILNSTQKVMREEWEKYLLNKVDLRDLQTRYKKKPKDPKGFGVLDGVVPITPAPNAQASSSINKQEHDALLAAASELRNQAKKDCAIGDDLQPHDSSKKGGKGKGRSKKGPANVQSPGNKKAARNDKVETSDSENEGKKDEINSATVDKPILRKHTQESNGSRNAKPLPPVHFYALESDQPILDTLKPSVIIVYQPDITFVREIEVYKSENLSKNLKVYFLFYEDSTEVQKFEASIRRENAAFESLIRQKSMMMIPVDQDGRCLGLNSSVEPQASSSQNSITRKAGGRKEIEKEMQVIVDMREFMSSLPNILHQRGMRIIPVTLEVGDYIISPLICVERKSIQDLFMSFTSGRLYHQVETMVRYYKIPVLLIEFSQDKSFSFQSASDIGDDVTPNSIISKLSLLALHFPRLRIIWSRSLHATAEIFASLKANQDEPDETKAMRVGVPSEEGIVEDDVRAENYNTSAIEFLRRLPGVTDSNYRAIMDGCNSLADLALLPVERLAELMGGQKAARTLREFLDAKYPTLL